A stretch of Xenopus laevis strain J_2021 chromosome 8S, Xenopus_laevis_v10.1, whole genome shotgun sequence DNA encodes these proteins:
- the LOC121397661 gene encoding pro-resilin-like isoform X1, giving the protein MAALKALLARIRAQASEQGDDWVRQQLAAQPAPTARQAASRRRTRPPERLSPAVSSRSSQRRRMRSPSPPVAGPGSSVGASAADRRGTGKKQQGGRMPCRGQGAGRRSRAGMRLGAGSQDGADRSPVGGGGATAGSSPGRSRRESAARRGSSSSRGETTQAGQRQTDRRSTDRESERRQREPAAQRGGHGGRAATSGTDLAGEPGGSSRVSMAAPPAGGDRDGGGFSRCLSPQGAAQRSGGPQQGREGSTSRHREEDRGAASSATGCAGGRGGPPPANMGAPSVGGCWAGGVSSQEERQAHQTGHQDTEQQPPRTASWKHSEQHRPPGPVVQGDVWCG; this is encoded by the exons ATGGCAGCACTAAAGGCGCTCCTGGCGAGGATCAGAGCTCAGGCAAGTGAGCAGGGGGATGATTGGGTCCGGCAGCAGCTTGCAGCGCAACCCGCGCCCACAGCCCGACAGGCAGCCAGCAGGAGGAGAACACGGCCCCCTGAAAGATTGAGCCCAGCAGTGAGCAGCAGGTCGAGTCAGAGAAGACGGATGAGGAGCCCCTCCCCCCCAGTCGCAGGTCCGGGAAGCAGTGTGGGAGCGTCGGCTGCTGACAGGAGAGGCACGGGTAAGAAGCAGCAAGGGGGGAGGATGCCGTGCAGAGGCCAGGGAGCAGGACGGAGGAGCAGAGCAGGGATGCGGCTGGGAGCAGGCAGTCAAGATGGCGCCGATCGCAGTCCGGTTGGAGGAGGCGGGGCCACAGCAGGGAGCAGTCCGGGTCGCAGCAGGAGGGAGTCGGCAGCCAGGAGGGGAAGCAGCAGCTCGAGAGGGGAGACCACACAGGCAGGGCAGAGGCAGACGGACCGCAGAAGCACTGACAGGGAGAGTGAGAGGAGACAGAGGGAGCCTGCAGCACAGCGTGGAGGACATGGGGGAAGGGCAGCCACTTCAGGAACGGACCTTGCTGGGGAGCCAGGAGGGAGTTCGCGCGTGAGTATGGCAGCACCCCCGGCTGGGGGCGACAGGGATGGGGGGGGTTTTTCACGTTGTTTGTCTCCACAGGGTGCGGCGCAACGGAGCGGTGGACCCCAGCAGGGACGCGAGGGATCTACTTCCAGGCACAGAGAAGAGGATAGAGGCGCGGCCAGCTCGGCAACGGGCTGTGCTGGGGGGAGAGGGGGGCCCCCACCAGCGAATATGGGGGCGCCCTCTGTTGGGGGTTGCTGGGCCGGGGGGGTTTCCTCTCAGGAGGAGCGCCAGGCACATCAGACGGGTCATCAGGACACAGAGCAACAGCCACCACGGACAGCATCATGGAAGCACTCAGAACAGCACCGGCCTCCGGGCCCAGTG GTTCAAGGCGATGTATGGTGTGGTTAA
- the LOC121397661 gene encoding uncharacterized protein LOC121397661 isoform X2: protein MEALRTAPASGPSGSRRCMVWLMGHSYIFWAEQRAGLREKGRRFWLPADAVEVQWHGKRGLSWLQIRAWIEDKFRQEGPPDVLVLHAGGNDVGKIPMRDLIGRMKQDLVRIRAMAPRLMVIWSQIVPRLVWRGARDLKAVQRTRAKINAAMTKFVHKAGGIVVRHVMLERDPKYYRPDGVHLNGLGLEVFNYGLREGVEVAIQVWRGMRD from the exons ATGGAAGCACTCAGAACAGCACCGGCCTCCGGGCCCAGTG GTTCAAGGCGATGTATGGTGTGGTTAATGGGACATTCCTACATTTTTTGGGCGGAACAACGTGCAGGGTTACGTGAAAAGGGTAGGCGGTTCTGGCTCCCAGCGGATGCAGTGGAAGTGCAATGGCATGGGAAAAGAGGTTTGTCATGGTTGCAGATCAGGGCCTGGATAGAGGACAAGTTCCGTCAAGAGGGCCCCCCAGATGTTTTAGTGTTACACGCAGGGGGCAACGATGTGGGCAAGATCCCAATGAGGGACCTCATTGGGAGGATGAAACAGGATTTGGTAAGAATCCGGGCTATGGCCCCTAGACTAATGGTAATATGGTCCCAGATAGTCCCCAGGTTGGTGTGGAGGGGGGCTAGAGACCTAAAGGCGGTGCAGAGGACAAGGGCAAAAATTAATGCAGCTATGACGAAGTTTGTGCATAAGGCAGGAGGAATAGTAGTTAGGCATGTAATGTTGGAAAGAGACCCCAAGTATTACAGACCTGACGGGGTACACTTGAACGGCCTGGGCCTCGAGGTTTTTAACTATGGCCTTAGAGAAGGGGTGGAGGTGGCCATTCAGGTGTGGAGGGGTATGAGGGATTGA